DNA from Leptospira terpstrae serovar Hualin str. LT 11-33 = ATCC 700639:
ACGCAAAAAATAGGTAAGTAGTTACTTTTATAAAAAGAAAAAAAACCAACTCTTGCAAATAGTCTTCGGCACTATGGTGAGAGTTGGGATTTAATACGTTGAATCAAATTTTAGAATGTTGTATAGATAGGTTACGATTCTAATTTTTGTTTTTATTCTATAGACTTGGCAACCACACCATCAATATCGGATCCATTATTATAGGAATGTGGGTAAACATATCCCAAACCTGTGTTCGGATCAGTGACTGCCGATGCTGATGTCATTTTAATAAATTTGAATCCTAGTGTTTTGATATTGTTTAATACTGTAGTATCGCAACTCACATTTGTAATTAAATCGTCTATATTGAATCCATCTCCACCACCTAATAAAAATCCACTTCCCGTCGACGTAAACAGTTGTTCTAATGACAAAGGATTGGAGCTCATATTATAGAGAACTGGTCTAAGCCCACCGAAACCAGGCCAGGAAGAAATTTTATTACTGTCTGCGACAGAGGAATTGAATCCACTGATATCAAAACCGCAATAATTGGTACCATTAAAAGATACCTGCACTACCATCGGATCGAAGGCATAACGGTCGTTACTTTCTGTGACTCGAAATGAGTTTTCATAAACTATAAAATCATTTCCAGCAATATTCTTAACTGTTTTCCCTCCCCAGGATAAAACTAATGTTGCGCCTGCTCCTGTTAAGTTTAAAGCATATACATCTAACGATCCGGAAAGATCTCCACCTCCACAGATACCGTTGATTGCCTTAGAGGAATCATTGAATCCACTCACATTTGAATTTGCCGAAACAACTGTATCTGCAATAGGAATTCCAGTAGGCAAAATTCCTGACGGACAATTAAGTCTTGTATTATTCGTAATTTGATTGGAGCCTAATAGCGCTAAGAGTTCAACTTGGTTGTTTTTTGGCTTTGGTGAACAATTAATCAAATTTAAGAATAGTAATATTATCATTAGATATCTAATGGAATGATCGGATTTTGTTTTCATTAAATGACTCCCTTTGGCCCTGATACAATCAGAGCCAAAAATAAAGTTAACTACCAGCTTGTTGGATTGGATGAAACGAAAAGTGCTTTGCTCCAACCGAAACCGCCGCAACCCGTTCTCGTAGGATCAGCAGAACTGTAAGTGGATAGATTGGCATTTTCTGCTTCAGCTAAGGTCGCGAAGTTTGGAAATACTGTGCAATAGTAGAAACATTTGTTTGCTGAGTTTTCGCAACCAACAGTTGTAGGTGCTGTCCAAATAACTTTTGTGTATTTACTTGGACTCCATGCATCCGATGGAAGGTATTGGTAGATAAATGTGCGATTGACAGTATCAACTGCAATGATTCTTAAATAACTAGTTCCCGATGCCCAAATACCAAATCCAGATGGATCTTGTACGATGGAAACATTGGAAGTGAAACTAGTACAATTTCCACCACTACAAAATCCTCCCTTCCAATATCCTCTAATTTCTGCTAAAGAATCCATTACACTTGATTTACCTTGTTGTTGTCCAACAAGAAGGCCTGTGAATAAATTAGTGTTAGCTGCTGACTCATCGACTTTTCCTGAGTCGGAACAGGCAGTTGAAAATGAAATTGCTAAAATAGCAATTGTTAGTTGGATAGTTGTTTTCATTTAGATTCTCCTAAATCTTGATTTGAATTTAGGGGAACACGAACAGGAAATAGGTTTATCCTCGCCAGAAGACGGGAAATCTTAAAATCTATAGAAAGATATGTAAGTAATGTTTTTTCCATACGGGCGCCCCGAATTTACCTTCGGGGCCCCTTTACACCATCTGTGAGACAGATAGATGTAAGTGTGCAAAGTTCCCAATCCACGGAGAAAACTTTGCGGGGAAGATCTGGCTTATCACCTAATATAGCTTATACTATATTAGGTGCATCACAGTTGCGGGTCAGCACAGGACTTTCACCTGTTTCCTCCCTGAAGGTAATGCCACAGTTCCCACCTCAATATTTTTTGTCAATGGATTTAGTTTATCTTTGTTTTATCTGACAATGATTTTAGGAAGTTAACAATCATTTCGATCTCTGAATCATTCATCGGTCGGTTCAGTTGGTAATGATTCATCCGTCGGACAGCTTCTTTGAGAGTAGGTACGCTACCATCATGAAAGTAGGGTGCCGTTAATGCTACGTTTCGAAGAGGTGGTACTTTAAAGAAATAATTGTCTGACGGATTTCCAGTAAATTCAGATCTTCCAAAATCATTAGGATTGTATGAATGCACAGTATCTAATTTAGCAAATTGTGATCCGCCAAGTAGGTTTTTGTTGTGACAGTTTGTACATCCTACCTCAAGATATGTTTTTAATCCGTCTAACTCATCTTTATTGAGAGCAAACGAATTAGACTCTATAAAATCATCAAATCTTGATTTTGATACAAGAGAATTTTCAAAGGCAACTAATGCAAGTCGAATGGAATGAATACTTGGAGTTGGCGAATCGGGAAAAGCATTTGCAAAAAAAGCTGTATAACTTGAATCGTTTTGAACACGAGATAATAATTCGGATTCCGATGGTAGTGACATCTCTAAAGGATTAATGAATGGGTCCGTTGCTTGGTTGATTAATGTATCTCTTCTTCCATCCCAAAAAATTATAGGTAAAAAGCCAACGTTAAGAATCGTAGGAGTGTTTCTTTTTCCCAGTTGGCCAAACGTTCCTCGTGAAGTGGATTGTCGATCCATACCTGCAGCAGTTCCATCAATTGGATGGCAGGTCAAACAGGATTGCACATGATTAGATGAAAGTTTGTTATCTCTAAAAAGTTTGTTACCTAAACTAATTTTGGCAATTGAATCTGTTTCAGAACCTGGAACAAAGCTCGGTAATTGACCAATTTTTTCTCTGGCAACAGCCTGGATTTCCATTGCATACATAATGTTTGATGAGATACTTAAAGAAACCAAACTATTGGTTATATAATTTTTGTTTGATTCATTAGTTAGAATATTGCAACTAGCAGATATTATATGTATTAAACATAAAAATAGTAGATTAAGTTTTTGTTTGTCTGAACGAATTAATGGAGGTGAAACCATAGAAACCAAACAAGGAATCTACCCCGAATCCTTCAATTCAAATTTTGGATCCGGTTTTTCGTTTGGTAGTGAAAGTTGAGAAAACTAATTCTAATTTTAGACTGCTTGTCGTTAATTATTTAATTTGTGTGAAAGGAATTTGTTACTGCTGCAATTGTTCCAGCAATTTCACCAATTTTTTGACTGACTTGATTTAAATCTTCTGAATTATTAGCAAGTTCTTGGGCACTACCGGAAAGAGTATTGATAGTGTTAACCATATCTTCCGAAGCTTTTTTTTGCTCCCGACTAGAAAACTCAATAGTTTCCGCCATTTCTTGCAATCCGTTAAGCTCTGTCGTGACATTGATTAAACTATTCGTTTGTATTGTCATTTCGCCTTTCAAGTGGTCTACACCAGATTGCATTCTATTGGATTGTTCTACAATTTCGCTAAGTGCATTAACAGTTTCATGTACATGGTTTGCCCCAATGATTACAACAGAGTTACTTTTATCAATGAGTCGTTTTATGTTTTTGACTGACGATTGTGTTTTATCAGCCAATTTAGAAATTTCTTCAGCTACTACGGCAAAACCCATCCCCGCATCACCAGCACGAGCAGCTTCAATACTTGCGTTTAATGCGAGTAAGTTGGTCCGTTCTGAAATTTCGGTGATCAGATCTACAATACCCGTGATTTCTTTTGTTACGGAACGAATTTCAGTCATAGCATTGTCAGTATTTTGAATGGAAACATTACCAAAATTAGCTAAGTTTGTTGACGTAATAGATTGATCCGTTAACTGAAAAAGAGCTTTTTCAATATTAAAAATAGAGCCTTCTATTTTCTTCATTTCCTCTGTAATTTTAACAATGTTTTTCGTTTCATTTGTAATGAATTCAAACATAATTTCAAATGAAGTTGTTAGTTCTTCTAGAGATGCCGCAGATTCTTCCGAGATGGAAGCAAGGGAGGATGCATTGTCTGAAACAGAAATTGCATCTTGTTTTAATTTATATGAAACTTTCTCTGCGTCACTTACCGAGATTTTTAGTTGGTTCATGATATGATTGAGGTTTTTCAAAAAAAGATTGATCGAATTTGTAATTTTCCCTATTTCATTGTTTCCAAAATTAGGAAGTGTTTTTGTTAAATCTGCCTCTCCGCTGGAAAGTTCGTTTACTTTAGAAAGAACAGTTGTTAATGGATTGCTGATACTTCTAAATATGAATATAACAAATAAACTAGAGATAAGTAAAGAAATCAAAACTAAAATAATGTTTATATTCCTCTGGAAAGATAATAATTGGATCCTATCGTTTACTAACTTTTCTAATATTGCGATGGAACTGTTTTGGATTCCACCTGCGATCAAAGTCCCTTTATGGATAGTTGCAAATAACTTCTCTGCTGAATTTGGTTTAACTTTTGTTAAGATGAATGTATCTTTCAGTTCTCGGATATAGTTTTCACAAGTGATTTTAGAATCCTCAGTTGCCTTTTTTAGTTCTCCAACATAAGGAGAAGGATCTTCGACGGATTTTGTATAGGATTTTTGAATTTCATTGCATGTGGTTTCAATAGAATTAATGGAAATCAAGGCTTTGGTAAAACTACTGCTAGAATATTGTTTGGTATTGTAATTAGCACTCGAATACTCTTCACGAGTTACTTCTTTTAAAACTCCTACGTTTTTTAGTATCTCAGGTACTCGAAAGAAAATAATTTCCATTTGGTAATAAGAGTTAACTTCCGGATCAAGAATTAGATTAGAAAAATCGCCAATTTTCAAAGCAAGTTCTTGTGTGTCATAGAGAAACTTTGTTGCTGTGGGTTGGTCAAAACTTTTGATTTTTGTATATTGATTCCAAGTAGAAAGTTCTTTTGTTTCGTTTGGGAGAAGGTCTGTTTCTTTAATTTTAGATTGAGCAGATTTGATTAGAGGAACCAAATCATCCGTGTTTTCTTGTCCAATCTTTAGCCTTTCTAAACCTTCTCTATAAGCCAGATAGATTGGTTTTAGTGTTTGGATTCCTAATTGTTCTTTTTCGGAGAACTCAATGTTCCCATTCAGTGAACGTACTAAAATAAGCAAAATGATGAATAGTGATGCAATGAGAGGAATCGGTAGCAGCAAGAGTCTGGTCTGAATGGAAAACTTTGAAAGAAATTTTGTCATAGAACTGTGTATCTTCCTACAGTGGACGAAAAAAATTCCACTTACCTTCTAACGATTATTGATATTCAATAAATCAATCATTTAATTTTATAGGTGTAAGAATGGGAGGGTTTGTGAACAGATCCCTAATACTAATTACATTGTTCGTTTCGGCTTCATGTGCTCGTACTTTGGAAGTAAAAAACAAAGAGAGTCTTTTTGAAAATTGTATGAAGACTTTTCAAGATGAAGTTAAATGTCGCGAGTTTATGTCTAAATCGGCTGAAGACATCAAATCCGAAGAAGAAAAACGTGAAGAAGTTTTGGCTCAACTAACAGTGGAGCAACTGGCAGGAATGAAACTGCGTAGAGAGATCAAAGACACTTTGCCAGGTAAAAATGGAAACTTTGTCCGAGAATTTATTGGCGACCCAGATGAAGTCAAAAGAGGAGGCGATAGAGAGTATTGGATTTATAAACGGCCTATTAGTAAATTCTCTGGTGATTCTCCTCCAGATAAAGAAATCACTGTGATTTTTCGCAGATCTTTCGTTGAAAAAGTAGATTATAAAAAACCTTAAAAACCTTCCTTGTTGATTGAGGGAGATATCCACCTCCCTCAGATTGTTGAAACCTTTTCCAATCATTGCATTGGAGAAAGAGATAAGAATGAATTCATTGTTTTTGTAATTCAGAATATAGGATTATACGTTAATCTTAAAATTCATTTTTCATTTTTAAGTTTAGCTTATTTATTATGACGCCGGTTCTGTAAACCGATTAAGGTCAAATTTGAAAAGATTTAGGTAGGGATAATTGAAAGTTAAATAAATAGTCAGGAGAGGTCATCTCCTGACTCAAGTTTTGTTAGTATACCAAGTAACTGGTTAAATCTACTGTTGTGCCAGCAGCTGTTGTATACGATGTGTTACAAGCGGCAAACGCACCCGCAAGGGCTTGTTGCGCAAGGCCATAAGTAAACTGAGGTAAGTTACAAGGTTGAATGGGGTCATTGACTTTTTTAAGTACACATTCTTTCAATGCATTCAAATCATCAGTCGTTTTACCTTCCAATTTAACTAGCGAACAACCGTTCCCTGAGTTGAAGTATTCTTTTCCACCAACGCATGAGTTTGCTGCTGTATATGCAACTAGACAGATTTGTTGAACTTCGTTGAAACTTCCAGCGTTGACTAGGTAAAGTAGAGCCGTTGGGTTATCTTCTTTTTTTGCACCTGACTCTGTGCAGCCAACAACGCCAGCTGCCAAAAGGAGTGCCAAAGAGATTCCTACTAAACCAGATTTAAAGGATTTCATATTCTTTTTCATTGTTTTCTCCTTAGAATTTTGCTACCATACCGACGATGATACCGTTTTGGTGAGAAGCCGGTCTTCCAGAAGTATCGATGAACTGTTGACCAGGACCCCAATCTCTTCTTAAGTCTACTTTTACTTGGAGGTTTTCCGTTAAGTCGAAAGTAGGTGTGAAAGTGAGAGTTTTGATTTGACCGTAGTTAGTAACTGCTCTTGCACCAATGGAATCTTGGAACTTGAGGTCATATCTGTCTGCAGGTGTAACTGCAAATAGAGGAGGGTTTACAGCAAGTGACCCACCGTAACGTTTGTCATCAAGATACTCAAAACGGAAACCAAGTGCAAAGAAGTTTGTAAATTGGTACTTCGCTTGTAGTTGGTAAGTTTGGTAAACTCTTTTGATTTTGTTTTCACGAGTGAAACTAGTGTCTTTTGTGAAACCAGCAGCAACTAAACCTGGATCTAAATCAGGAACTAAACCTGGTAGTGCAGCATCTAATTTTGCTTTAGTCACTCCACTTGCTTCATATCCATACGCAGCTGTGTTTGTTTGACCAGTTCTTTCACCGTAAGTATAGTCAAAGATAGTAGTCAATTTGTCAGTTGGTTTGAAGATCAAAATCAAGTTTTGGATCATCCAATGGTCAGTTTTGAAAGCAGATTGTTTTGGAAAAGAAGTTCCAGTTGACTGCTCAAGATAGTAAAGAGCATTGTTTTGTCTACCTTTGATGTTATCGTTGGCTTGCAATGTGTTCCATACTACTTGGAATTTATCAGGTACTAAATCATACTTTACTTGTGTTCCAATCGCTCTAGTAGGGTTTGGACCATCAGCATAAGCATGTTGTTGAGTGCTAGTTAAACTAGATCCACCTGCTGCATCACCGTAAGCTGCCAATCCACTGTAACCAAATTGTTGACCGTTACCAGTGTAACCAGTTCCTTGCGCACTATTGTAAAGATATAAACTTGTTGAAAGTCTATCGTTTACTTGTAAGTTAGCTCGTGCACCGGTGTGAATGAAGGGGATTGTATTGTAGAACACATACCCAATGGTGTAAGCAATGTTGTCTTTCGAGTCTAAAACTTCGAGTCCAATATGGGTTGCCATCTTACCTACGTCAACAGTCAACCCTTTGAGTACTGGGAAGTATGCTGAAACATAAGCTTGTTGTAACAACTGCATATTATGAAGCGAGTTTGTTGTTTGATACGGACGTTCTTGGTACATGTTGTTTTGTCCGTTTTGCATATCCAAACGGAAACCCCATGGACTTTCTTTATCCGCCAACTTCTCCATAGAGAGTTTAACTGCATTCACAGCAAACTGCTTGTTGTATTGGTGAAAAGTACCCGCTGTATCTTGGGTAGCCCCTTGCCGGTTGTTTGAAGTATAGTTATAGTATACATCCACATATCCGGAAAAATTTACCAACTCATACCAAGACTTATCCTTTTCCTTTTTATCCTGAGCAAAAAGGGAAGCCTGGGAAAATAAGGTAGCAACGATCGTCGCCAACAGAGTGTATTTATTTCTCATTTGCCATTTCTCCTATGTGAACTTGTTGTGCAAGTTGTGTACCAGGTTGGCGGAGTTTCTACGCGAGGAAGGTAGAAAAAAATGGAAACACTGTATTTGAATGGGTTCTTGGGGAAAAAAAATATGTTTTTGATTAAATAAAGAACAACTCGAGGGTAAATGGATGAAAAAAAAACGAACTAATTGGTCAAATTGCTTATAAAATGAGCAGAGTGATGCAATAGTCTTGAATATTCATTTTCTTTAGGCGAGTGTAGGACAAGATCTAAAAGATAATTTAGAACCATTCCATAATTGGTTTTTGCCAGTTGGGGGTAAGTTTCGGCCAAATGGTTCCCGTTTATCTTCATATCCGTGAGGAGAAGGGGTGGTTCTTCTTCCCAAATTCGAACCATCTGTGATGTGATTTCCCCAAAAATTGGTTTGAGTTTAAAGATAAATTCATTATCGATCGAAAATCGTGATTGGAAGTGTCGCTTAACGGGCGCTAGATATTCTTTTTTTATTGTAAATTCATCTATATTAGGAGTTGTTTGATTTTTTTCCCACTTAGTTAAAAATTCGAAGAACAATAAACAATCCTTTGTATTCTGACCTGAGAATTTTAAAGTCCGAAGAATGGTTTCTAATTCTTTTAAAGAGCTTTGATTCAAAAATGAAAAAAATGCCAATGCCAATTGGATTCCAATAAAGTCTTTGGAAGTTTGGTCTAGTTTTTTTAAAATATTATGATTTGGAAACAATTGTGGCGGCAGGTTAGGAAGGAAAATTTGGAAAATACTTTCCTCAGCTAACAGCTGGATCATACGAGAAGGATAGGGTCCTAAAAAGGATTTGAGAACTTCATCTTGGAATCGCTCTAATGATATTTTTTTTGTAATATGTTTTGTTTCGTGAATAGCCTTTTTTGTTTCTGGTTCGATCAAAAAATCCAAAGTACTTGCAAAACGTAGAGCACGAATTGGTCGTAATCCATCTTCAGTAAAACGTAGGATCGGATTTCCTATGGTCCGAATGGTCTTTAGTTCAATATCCCTAATTCCCAAATGTTCATCCACAAGATGTCCAGTTTGTAGATCGAATGCTAATGCATTCATAGTGAAGTCTCTTCTTTTCAAATCCTCCGACAAAGTAGTACCAAATTCCACATGATCAGGCCGTCTTCCATCAGAATAGTCTTTGTCGATTCGGTAAGTTGTTATTTCGTAATTGATTTTATCTAAAACAACTGTTACAGTACCATGTTCAATTCCTGTGTCTATTACTGTCCGAAATAGTTTCTTAACTTGTTTGGGTTCTGCATTTGTTGTAAGGTCGTATTCTTTGGGAATTTTTCCCATGACTAGGTCACGCACCGAGCCACCAACAAGGTAACATTCGAACCCTGCTCCTTTCAATGCAGAGTCAATTTGTAGCAGATGAGTTAAAAATTTTGCGGGGACTAAGGAATGTATGTCTATTGGCAATTTCTACATTTGCCTCTAAACACAATTTCGACTGATTCGGTGGAGAAACCTTTCAAGTGTTTGGCGGAAGGAATCCCATTCCACGGATCATCGATACATTCAATTTTGCCACATACATTACAAATCAAATGTCCATGTGCTGCCGAAACAATATGGTTCCCATCGGACTTTAACTCAAAGTAGGTGACTCGATCTGTGGAATGGAGAGAGTTTAAAAGGTTTTTTTCTTCTAAATCGGATAGTGCTCTGTAGATGGTAACTCGGTCCCAAGATTCCTCTTTGGGAAGTTTTTCCATAATTTCCTGGTGGTTTAACGGCCGGGGGGATCCTTGTAGAATGGACAAAACTTGTTCACGATTTTTCGTAACTTTGAGTCCGATTTTTTTTAAAATTTGGGAAGGGTCTCCAGCCATGATTTGTTTATCCTGTGATGGGGGAAGATTGTCTATTCTAAAATCACGTTTGCTTTCCAGATTTCCCAATACCGAATTCCCATCCGAGTATGGACTTGTAAAAACTCTTCAATTTCTATTCCTTTATTTTTTTCAACAATCACAGGTGCAATGCCTAAATCCAATCTTCGGTTGAGAATGGAATCAAGTTCTTCCTTTGCCAATTGGGTGATCCGTTCGCAGTCTTCTTTTCTTTCGGAAAGTTGAGCTTTGTTTGATTCACAAAATGTGGCTGTTTTGAAGGAAGAACTAGATTCTAGTAAATCATCCAATTGGCGAGTGACTGACTTTTTACAATGGGTTAAGAAGATAACCATGAAAAATAGAGGCACTATTTTGGTAAAAATTTGAAAAATCACACCTTTGCATCCTGCGCTAAGTTTGCTAATTGGTCCGCTCTGGTGTTTTGTTCACGAGGGATGTATTGAATATCAAATTGTTGAAATGAAGATTTTAAAGATTCACATTTGGTTTTGAAAACAAGTAAGTCTTTATTTTTTACCTTGTATTCGCCTTTCATTTGTTTGACGACAAGTTCGGAGTCCAAACGAAATTTGATTTTTTGTAAATTCTTTTTGATCGCTTCTTCCATACCTCGGTGTAAGGCTTGCCATTCTGCCACGTTATTCGTTGCGTTTCCAATTTTTTC
Protein-coding regions in this window:
- a CDS encoding LIC_13355 family lipoprotein, giving the protein MKTKSDHSIRYLMIILLFLNLINCSPKPKNNQVELLALLGSNQITNNTRLNCPSGILPTGIPIADTVVSANSNVSGFNDSSKAINGICGGGDLSGSLDVYALNLTGAGATLVLSWGGKTVKNIAGNDFIVYENSFRVTESNDRYAFDPMVVQVSFNGTNYCGFDISGFNSSVADSNKISSWPGFGGLRPVLYNMSSNPLSLEQLFTSTGSGFLLGGGDGFNIDDLITNVSCDTTVLNNIKTLGFKFIKMTSASAVTDPNTGLGYVYPHSYNNGSDIDGVVAKSIE
- a CDS encoding Fur family transcriptional regulator; amino-acid sequence: MAGDPSQILKKIGLKVTKNREQVLSILQGSPRPLNHQEIMEKLPKEESWDRVTIYRALSDLEEKNLLNSLHSTDRVTYFELKSDGNHIVSAAHGHLICNVCGKIECIDDPWNGIPSAKHLKGFSTESVEIVFRGKCRNCQ
- a CDS encoding cytochrome-c peroxidase, whose amino-acid sequence is MVSPPLIRSDKQKLNLLFLCLIHIISASCNILTNESNKNYITNSLVSLSISSNIMYAMEIQAVAREKIGQLPSFVPGSETDSIAKISLGNKLFRDNKLSSNHVQSCLTCHPIDGTAAGMDRQSTSRGTFGQLGKRNTPTILNVGFLPIIFWDGRRDTLINQATDPFINPLEMSLPSESELLSRVQNDSSYTAFFANAFPDSPTPSIHSIRLALVAFENSLVSKSRFDDFIESNSFALNKDELDGLKTYLEVGCTNCHNKNLLGGSQFAKLDTVHSYNPNDFGRSEFTGNPSDNYFFKVPPLRNVALTAPYFHDGSVPTLKEAVRRMNHYQLNRPMNDSEIEMIVNFLKSLSDKTKIN
- a CDS encoding ribonuclease HI family protein, with the protein product MSTKDTTFIYCDGSSRGNPGPAAIGVSFQDNDGIEFFFLSEKIGNATNNVAEWQALHRGMEEAIKKNLQKIKFRLDSELVVKQMKGEYKVKNKDLLVFKTKCESLKSSFQQFDIQYIPREQNTRADQLANLAQDAKV
- a CDS encoding methyl-accepting chemotaxis protein, with the translated sequence MTKFLSKFSIQTRLLLLPIPLIASLFIILLILVRSLNGNIEFSEKEQLGIQTLKPIYLAYREGLERLKIGQENTDDLVPLIKSAQSKIKETDLLPNETKELSTWNQYTKIKSFDQPTATKFLYDTQELALKIGDFSNLILDPEVNSYYQMEIIFFRVPEILKNVGVLKEVTREEYSSANYNTKQYSSSSFTKALISINSIETTCNEIQKSYTKSVEDPSPYVGELKKATEDSKITCENYIRELKDTFILTKVKPNSAEKLFATIHKGTLIAGGIQNSSIAILEKLVNDRIQLLSFQRNINIILVLISLLISSLFVIFIFRSISNPLTTVLSKVNELSSGEADLTKTLPNFGNNEIGKITNSINLFLKNLNHIMNQLKISVSDAEKVSYKLKQDAISVSDNASSLASISEESAASLEELTTSFEIMFEFITNETKNIVKITEEMKKIEGSIFNIEKALFQLTDQSITSTNLANFGNVSIQNTDNAMTEIRSVTKEITGIVDLITEISERTNLLALNASIEAARAGDAGMGFAVVAEEISKLADKTQSSVKNIKRLIDKSNSVVIIGANHVHETVNALSEIVEQSNRMQSGVDHLKGEMTIQTNSLINVTTELNGLQEMAETIEFSSREQKKASEDMVNTINTLSGSAQELANNSEDLNQVSQKIGEIAGTIAAVTNSFHTN
- a CDS encoding outer membrane beta-barrel protein — translated: MRNKYTLLATIVATLFSQASLFAQDKKEKDKSWYELVNFSGYVDVYYNYTSNNRQGATQDTAGTFHQYNKQFAVNAVKLSMEKLADKESPWGFRLDMQNGQNNMYQERPYQTTNSLHNMQLLQQAYVSAYFPVLKGLTVDVGKMATHIGLEVLDSKDNIAYTIGYVFYNTIPFIHTGARANLQVNDRLSTSLYLYNSAQGTGYTGNGQQFGYSGLAAYGDAAGGSSLTSTQQHAYADGPNPTRAIGTQVKYDLVPDKFQVVWNTLQANDNIKGRQNNALYYLEQSTGTSFPKQSAFKTDHWMIQNLILIFKPTDKLTTIFDYTYGERTGQTNTAAYGYEASGVTKAKLDAALPGLVPDLDPGLVAAGFTKDTSFTRENKIKRVYQTYQLQAKYQFTNFFALGFRFEYLDDKRYGGSLAVNPPLFAVTPADRYDLKFQDSIGARAVTNYGQIKTLTFTPTFDLTENLQVKVDLRRDWGPGQQFIDTSGRPASHQNGIIVGMVAKF
- a CDS encoding CCA tRNA nucleotidyltransferase, with the translated sequence MPIDIHSLVPAKFLTHLLQIDSALKGAGFECYLVGGSVRDLVMGKIPKEYDLTTNAEPKQVKKLFRTVIDTGIEHGTVTVVLDKINYEITTYRIDKDYSDGRRPDHVEFGTTLSEDLKRRDFTMNALAFDLQTGHLVDEHLGIRDIELKTIRTIGNPILRFTEDGLRPIRALRFASTLDFLIEPETKKAIHETKHITKKISLERFQDEVLKSFLGPYPSRMIQLLAEESIFQIFLPNLPPQLFPNHNILKKLDQTSKDFIGIQLALAFFSFLNQSSLKELETILRTLKFSGQNTKDCLLFFEFLTKWEKNQTTPNIDEFTIKKEYLAPVKRHFQSRFSIDNEFIFKLKPIFGEITSQMVRIWEEEPPLLLTDMKINGNHLAETYPQLAKTNYGMVLNYLLDLVLHSPKENEYSRLLHHSAHFISNLTN